The following are encoded together in the Gemmatimonadaceae bacterium genome:
- a CDS encoding threonine synthase codes for MTHWHLECSACSHQAPGNSLATVCPECGQPYLVRYDMPAPRRDAIASRWDMWRYRAIMPVLADEEPVSLGEGTTPIQEFPALAREIGVRRLWVKDEGLNPTASFKARGMSAAVTRAAGHKVPGLVVPTAGNAGAALTAYAAAAGLPVRVYAPATTPKPILDTIAALGADLRLVDGHIGDAGKQAKAFAAESGYFDVSTLREPYRIEGKKTMGIEVAEQLGWRLPTHIVYPTGGGTGLIGMWKVFAELKAYGWLSPSEAFPHMIVAQAEGCAPMVRAFHDGADRATPWQDPQTYASGLRVPGPLGDRLILRALRESDGHAHAVSDDAIRAATARLAKASGIDVCPEGGCAFAVTEQLAAAGRIPRDAEVVVFNTGSGASYRF; via the coding sequence GTGACGCACTGGCATCTGGAATGCTCGGCCTGTTCTCACCAGGCGCCCGGCAACAGCCTGGCCACCGTCTGCCCGGAATGCGGGCAGCCGTACCTCGTGCGCTACGACATGCCCGCGCCGCGCCGCGATGCGATCGCCAGCCGGTGGGACATGTGGCGCTACCGCGCGATCATGCCGGTGCTGGCCGACGAGGAACCGGTATCGCTCGGCGAGGGCACGACGCCCATCCAGGAGTTCCCGGCGCTCGCGCGCGAGATCGGGGTGCGTCGGCTGTGGGTCAAGGACGAGGGCCTGAATCCCACCGCGTCGTTCAAGGCCCGCGGAATGAGCGCCGCGGTCACGCGCGCCGCCGGCCACAAGGTGCCTGGCCTCGTGGTGCCTACCGCGGGCAACGCCGGTGCCGCGCTCACCGCGTACGCGGCCGCCGCGGGGCTACCGGTGCGCGTCTACGCGCCGGCCACCACGCCCAAGCCCATCCTCGATACCATCGCCGCCCTCGGCGCCGACCTCCGCCTGGTGGACGGCCACATCGGCGACGCCGGCAAGCAGGCCAAGGCCTTTGCCGCCGAGAGTGGGTATTTCGACGTTTCCACGCTCCGCGAGCCATACCGCATCGAAGGCAAGAAGACGATGGGCATCGAGGTGGCGGAACAGCTCGGGTGGCGGCTCCCCACGCACATCGTGTATCCCACCGGCGGCGGCACCGGACTGATCGGCATGTGGAAGGTGTTCGCGGAACTCAAGGCGTACGGCTGGCTGTCGCCCTCCGAGGCCTTCCCGCACATGATCGTCGCCCAGGCCGAGGGGTGCGCGCCGATGGTGCGCGCCTTCCACGACGGCGCCGACCGCGCCACGCCGTGGCAGGATCCCCAGACCTATGCCAGCGGACTCCGCGTGCCCGGGCCGCTGGGCGACCGCCTGATCCTCCGCGCCCTGCGGGAGAGCGATGGCCATGCCCACGCCGTGAGCGACGATGCCATCCGCGCCGCCACCGCGCGGCTCGCCAAGGCGTCGGGCATCGATGTGTGCCCGGAGGGCGGGTGCGCGTTCGCCGTGACCGAGCAGCTGGCGGCGGCCGGGCGCATTCCGCGCGACGCCGAGGTCGTGGTGTTCAATACGGGCAGTGGCGCTTCATACCGGTTCTAA
- the uvrC gene encoding excinuclease ABC subunit UvrC: MPPPASILDRVSHLPESPGVYLWKGAQGEVLYVGKAKRLRSRVRSYLAADRIESPKTRMMMRQVADLATIVVPSETAALVLESNLIKEHRPKYNVVLRDDKSYPYIKVTVQESFPRVLVTRRLLNDGARYFGPYTDVGAMRRALNVVKRIFTVRSCNYDMPRQMPERPCLDYYIKRCKAPCVGLQTREDYGAMIDEVLVFLDGRADEVVRRVRARMDAAADALDFERAAELRDTLKHLGQMEEPTVVLEVEGGDRDAIGFARDGDDACVVLLRVRSGKLLGREHQFAEHVEGESDAAVLSAYLVGGYLPLEERAADLLLPFSCDDPELVAASLGAVRMSVPQRGPRRELVTLAEQNARHMLEEALLEGDETTERAGDPVYELQRQLGLQKLPRTLVCFDISHAQGTDTVASCVWFQNGRPHRAEYRKFKVKTVDGIDDFASMHEVVTRYFARRREDEKALPDLAVIDGGKGQLGAAHNALVELGLGEMPLISLAKRDEEIFVLGRAESLRLPRRSPALRMLQQARDEAHRFAVTFQRERRRARTVTSALLDIPGVGDTKRRQLLQAFGSLQGIRDADPATIAALPGFSTNSAERILAALHHASPTAPPAEPAAPTLPEESS, translated from the coding sequence GTGCCACCTCCGGCGAGCATTCTCGATCGGGTGAGTCATCTCCCCGAGTCTCCGGGCGTCTACCTCTGGAAGGGCGCTCAGGGGGAGGTGCTGTACGTGGGCAAGGCCAAGCGGCTGCGGTCCCGCGTGCGGAGCTACCTCGCCGCCGACCGCATCGAGAGCCCCAAGACCCGCATGATGATGCGCCAGGTGGCCGACCTCGCCACGATCGTCGTGCCGAGCGAGACGGCGGCGCTCGTCCTCGAATCGAACCTGATCAAGGAACACCGCCCCAAGTACAACGTCGTTCTCCGCGACGACAAGTCGTACCCCTACATCAAGGTGACGGTGCAGGAGTCGTTCCCGCGCGTGCTCGTCACGCGGCGCCTGCTCAACGACGGCGCCCGATACTTCGGACCCTACACCGACGTCGGGGCGATGCGGCGCGCGCTCAACGTGGTGAAGCGCATCTTCACCGTCCGCTCGTGCAACTACGACATGCCGCGCCAGATGCCCGAGCGGCCCTGTCTGGACTACTACATCAAGCGGTGCAAGGCGCCGTGCGTGGGGCTGCAGACGCGCGAGGACTACGGCGCGATGATCGACGAGGTGCTCGTGTTCCTCGATGGCCGCGCCGACGAGGTGGTGCGCCGGGTGCGCGCGCGCATGGATGCCGCCGCCGACGCGCTGGACTTCGAGCGCGCCGCCGAGCTGCGCGACACGCTCAAGCATCTGGGGCAGATGGAGGAGCCCACGGTCGTCCTCGAGGTGGAGGGCGGGGACCGCGACGCGATCGGGTTCGCGCGCGACGGCGACGACGCGTGCGTCGTGCTGCTGCGGGTCCGATCGGGCAAGCTGCTCGGGCGCGAGCACCAGTTCGCGGAACACGTCGAGGGCGAGAGCGATGCCGCCGTGCTCTCCGCGTATCTGGTGGGTGGATACCTCCCGCTCGAGGAACGGGCCGCCGACCTGCTCCTGCCGTTCTCCTGCGACGACCCCGAGTTGGTGGCGGCCTCGCTCGGCGCCGTGCGCATGTCGGTGCCGCAACGTGGGCCGAGGCGCGAACTGGTCACGCTGGCCGAGCAGAACGCGCGCCACATGCTCGAGGAGGCGCTGCTCGAGGGCGACGAGACCACCGAGCGGGCCGGCGACCCCGTCTATGAGTTGCAGCGGCAGCTCGGTCTCCAGAAGCTGCCCCGCACGCTCGTGTGCTTCGACATCTCCCACGCCCAGGGCACCGACACGGTGGCGTCGTGCGTCTGGTTCCAGAACGGGCGCCCCCATCGCGCCGAGTATCGCAAGTTCAAGGTCAAGACGGTGGACGGCATCGACGATTTCGCCTCCATGCACGAGGTGGTGACGCGCTATTTCGCCCGACGCCGCGAGGACGAGAAAGCGCTGCCCGACCTGGCCGTGATCGACGGCGGCAAGGGGCAACTCGGCGCCGCCCATAACGCGCTGGTGGAACTGGGCCTCGGCGAGATGCCGCTGATCAGCCTGGCCAAGCGGGACGAGGAGATCTTCGTGCTCGGCCGCGCGGAATCGTTGCGCCTCCCCAGGCGGTCGCCCGCGCTGCGCATGCTCCAGCAGGCCCGCGACGAAGCCCATCGGTTCGCGGTCACCTTCCAGCGCGAACGTCGGCGCGCGCGCACGGTCACCTCGGCGCTGCTCGACATACCCGGCGTCGGCGATACCAAGCGCCGCCAACTCCTGCAGGCCTTCGGATCGTTGCAGGGGATCCGCGACGCCGACCCGGCAACGATCGCCGCGCTGCCGGGCTTCAGCACGAACTCGGCCGAGCGTATCCTGGCAGCGCTCCACCATGCATCACCCACCGCGCCTCCGGCGGAGCCGGCGGCGCCCACCCTTCCCGAGGAATCGTCGTGA
- the murJ gene encoding murein biosynthesis integral membrane protein MurJ translates to MAADARGDALEDHRAPRRHTGAAAALVSMGVLGSRLLGLVRNSLIARYLGTGVAAEAWTAAFRIPNTLQNLFGEGALSAAFVPVYARLLGAGDDDEADRVAGAVAAILGLTIAVFVLAGVLAAPLLIYAIAPGFTGERRDLTVALTRILFPGAGFLTLSAWCLGVLNSHRKFLIAYTAPMAWNLSLIVALVWWGSMPDKAHVVTVMAWASVCGSMLQFAVQLPAVRKVAPRLRVALETTSANVREILRNFGPAFVSRGVVQISSYIDQILTSYLPYGMVAVFGFATTLYMLPVSMFGAAISVAELPEMSRATAEEHEAGGMLRPRIDAGLRRIAFLVVPSAVAFVALGDVLIRLVYEHGHFTATDAVYTWAVLCGSAVGLLAGTLGRLYSSTYYALRDTRTPLRFAVIRVALTAVLGATFAFGVPRWAGLDAHWGAAGLSASAGIAAWVEFTLLRRRLNARIGPTGLTGRFTITLWALAVASAALAVLVQRYTADWRRMVAGLAVIAMYGAAYLGGAMLLRVPEAHGILAGFGRRLRPRR, encoded by the coding sequence GTGGCCGCTGACGCGCGCGGCGACGCGCTCGAGGACCACCGTGCGCCGCGGCGCCACACGGGGGCGGCGGCGGCGCTCGTGTCGATGGGGGTGCTGGGGTCGCGGCTCCTGGGGTTGGTCCGCAATTCGCTGATCGCGCGCTACCTGGGCACGGGCGTGGCGGCGGAGGCCTGGACGGCGGCATTCAGGATTCCTAATACCCTGCAGAATCTGTTCGGGGAGGGCGCGCTGTCGGCGGCCTTCGTCCCGGTGTATGCGCGGCTGCTCGGCGCCGGGGACGACGACGAGGCCGATCGCGTGGCCGGCGCCGTGGCGGCGATCCTCGGGTTGACGATCGCGGTCTTCGTGCTGGCGGGCGTGCTCGCGGCGCCGCTGCTGATCTACGCCATCGCGCCCGGGTTCACCGGCGAGCGCCGGGACCTGACGGTGGCGCTCACGCGGATCCTGTTTCCCGGGGCCGGCTTCCTGACGTTGTCGGCGTGGTGCCTCGGCGTGCTGAACAGCCACCGCAAGTTCCTGATCGCCTATACGGCCCCGATGGCCTGGAACCTGTCGTTGATCGTGGCGCTCGTGTGGTGGGGATCGATGCCCGACAAGGCGCACGTGGTCACCGTCATGGCCTGGGCGTCGGTGTGCGGCAGCATGCTCCAGTTCGCGGTGCAGCTGCCGGCCGTGCGGAAGGTGGCGCCGCGGCTGCGCGTGGCGCTCGAGACGACCAGCGCCAACGTGCGCGAGATTCTCCGCAACTTCGGCCCGGCGTTCGTGAGCCGCGGCGTGGTCCAGATCAGCAGTTACATCGACCAGATCCTCACCAGCTACCTGCCGTACGGGATGGTGGCGGTGTTCGGCTTCGCCACCACGCTCTACATGCTGCCGGTGAGCATGTTCGGCGCCGCGATCTCGGTGGCCGAGTTGCCGGAGATGTCGCGGGCCACGGCCGAGGAGCACGAGGCGGGCGGCATGCTGCGTCCGCGCATCGACGCCGGCCTCCGGCGCATCGCGTTCCTCGTCGTGCCGTCGGCGGTGGCGTTCGTCGCGTTGGGCGACGTGCTCATCCGCCTGGTGTACGAGCACGGCCACTTCACCGCCACCGACGCCGTATATACCTGGGCGGTGCTCTGCGGATCGGCCGTGGGGCTGCTCGCCGGCACGTTGGGACGCCTGTATTCGTCCACCTACTACGCCCTCCGCGATACGCGCACGCCGCTGCGGTTCGCGGTGATCCGCGTGGCGCTCACTGCGGTGCTCGGCGCGACCTTCGCGTTCGGCGTGCCCCGCTGGGCCGGGCTCGATGCGCACTGGGGCGCGGCGGGGCTCTCGGCCTCGGCCGGCATCGCGGCGTGGGTCGAGTTCACGCTGCTGCGCCGCCGCCTCAATGCGCGCATCGGCCCGACCGGACTCACCGGTCGGTTCACGATCACCCTCTGGGCGCTGGCCGTGGCCAGCGCGGCGCTGGCCGTGCTCGTGCAGCGCTACACGGCGGATTGGCGCCGGATGGTGGCCGGCCTCGCCGTGATCGCCATGTACGGCGCGGCGTATCTTGGTGGCGCCATGCTGTTGCGCGTGCCCGAAGCGCACGGCATTCTGGCCGGATTCGGCCGCCGGCTGCGCCCGCGGCGCTGA
- the bshC gene encoding bacillithiol biosynthesis BshC, with protein sequence MSAPRVITEPLGGSALARAVQAGSLDARIAVRAPVSADAWRARAREVAAGASRGWLPALRDAFGASGAALDRLERVAAAGGAVVTTGQQAGLFGGPVYTWAKALGALAMADALERETGVPMAPVFWAATDDADHAEASYTYVIVDGRVERLVAADEPAAGTPMTLAALGDVRPQLGRLREACGSMAYERAYTAAASSYSGRATVGAAYVALLRALLEPLGIAVLDASHAAVRQVGADVLHSALDRAGEVAAALDARHAWLTAGGYAPQVADVAGLSTVFVHEGGRKRRVPVAEAAAVGRSARPEALSPNVLLRPVMERAVLPTVAYLAGPGELSYFAQVSAVADALGAAQPLAVPRWSCTIVEPAVDRALARLGAGLDDLQDGAALEARAARAAVPQDVQRALDDLRAAMRGGLEALGARDAAAEGGALLRPEVVQGAERQMGFRIERLERRLLAAAKRRGSDALRDARLARASIWPEGHRQERTLNFLPFLARHGEGLWVGMREAADAYAAGVVRGTPRGGATGGR encoded by the coding sequence ATGAGTGCTCCGCGCGTCATCACCGAGCCGCTGGGCGGGTCCGCGCTCGCGCGTGCCGTGCAGGCGGGCTCGCTGGACGCCCGCATCGCGGTCCGGGCGCCGGTCAGCGCCGACGCCTGGCGCGCGCGGGCGCGTGAAGTGGCGGCAGGCGCGTCGCGCGGCTGGTTGCCCGCGCTGCGTGATGCGTTCGGCGCGAGCGGCGCCGCGCTCGATCGGTTGGAACGGGTGGCGGCCGCGGGCGGCGCGGTGGTCACCACCGGACAGCAGGCCGGGTTGTTCGGAGGTCCGGTCTATACCTGGGCCAAGGCGCTCGGCGCGCTGGCCATGGCGGATGCGCTGGAGCGCGAGACGGGCGTGCCGATGGCGCCGGTGTTCTGGGCGGCGACCGACGACGCCGACCACGCCGAGGCGAGCTACACCTACGTGATCGTCGACGGGCGCGTGGAACGGCTGGTGGCCGCCGACGAGCCCGCGGCAGGTACTCCGATGACGCTGGCGGCGCTTGGCGATGTCCGGCCCCAACTCGGGCGGCTGCGCGAGGCCTGCGGCTCGATGGCGTACGAACGGGCGTACACGGCGGCCGCGTCGTCATACAGCGGCCGGGCCACCGTCGGCGCGGCGTACGTGGCGTTGCTGCGGGCGCTGCTCGAACCCCTCGGGATCGCCGTGCTCGACGCGTCTCACGCGGCGGTGCGCCAGGTCGGAGCCGACGTGCTGCATTCGGCGCTCGACCGGGCGGGCGAGGTGGCGGCCGCACTCGACGCACGCCACGCCTGGCTCACGGCGGGCGGCTACGCGCCCCAGGTGGCGGATGTGGCCGGGCTGTCGACGGTGTTCGTGCATGAGGGCGGGCGCAAACGGCGCGTCCCCGTAGCGGAGGCGGCGGCGGTTGGGCGGTCCGCGCGGCCGGAAGCGCTGAGCCCGAACGTTCTGCTACGGCCGGTGATGGAACGTGCGGTGCTCCCGACGGTGGCGTACCTGGCGGGGCCTGGTGAGTTGTCGTACTTCGCGCAGGTTTCCGCGGTGGCTGACGCGCTGGGCGCCGCGCAGCCGTTGGCGGTGCCGCGGTGGTCGTGTACCATCGTCGAGCCCGCGGTGGATCGCGCCCTGGCGCGATTGGGGGCCGGGCTCGACGATCTGCAGGACGGCGCGGCGCTGGAGGCGCGGGCCGCCCGCGCCGCAGTCCCCCAGGACGTGCAACGCGCCCTCGATGATCTCCGCGCCGCGATGCGCGGCGGATTGGAGGCGCTGGGCGCGCGCGATGCCGCGGCCGAGGGGGGCGCGCTGCTCCGGCCCGAGGTGGTGCAGGGCGCGGAGCGGCAGATGGGGTTCCGCATCGAACGGCTGGAGCGGCGGCTGCTGGCGGCGGCGAAGCGGCGGGGCAGCGACGCGCTGCGCGATGCGCGGCTGGCGCGGGCGTCGATCTGGCCGGAGGGTCACCGGCAGGAGCGGACGCTCAACTTCCTCCCGTTCCTGGCGCGTCACGGGGAGGGGCTCTGGGTGGGCATGCGAGAGGCCGCGGACGCGTACGCGGCCGGGGTCGTGCGGGGCACGCCACGCGGTGGAGCGACCGGTGGCCGCTGA
- a CDS encoding 23S rRNA (pseudouridine(1915)-N(3))-methyltransferase RlmH, translating to MKVIVAVVGRPRDAGLAAAIESYEARAARYWPLEVHEVREEPARSASPDLVRSREGERLAAKVKGADVVVCDEHGDRMTSAAFALFLQQARERARDVAFVVGGAFGVAPALRDAAVKQLALAPWTLPHEMARLVLAEQLYRAGTIVRGEPYHK from the coding sequence ATGAAGGTCATCGTCGCCGTCGTCGGCCGGCCGCGGGATGCGGGGCTTGCGGCGGCGATCGAGTCTTACGAAGCACGGGCGGCGCGGTACTGGCCGCTCGAAGTACACGAGGTCCGGGAGGAGCCGGCGCGGTCGGCGTCCCCGGACCTCGTTCGTTCCCGCGAGGGCGAGCGCCTGGCCGCCAAGGTGAAGGGGGCCGACGTGGTGGTGTGCGACGAGCACGGCGACCGCATGACCTCGGCTGCCTTCGCGCTGTTCCTGCAGCAGGCGAGGGAGCGGGCCCGCGACGTCGCGTTCGTGGTCGGAGGCGCGTTCGGCGTGGCCCCGGCGCTCCGCGACGCCGCGGTCAAGCAGTTGGCCCTCGCGCCCTGGACGCTCCCCCACGAGATGGCGCGGCTGGTGCTCGCCGAACAGCTCTATCGCGCCGGGACGATCGTTCGGGGGGAACCGTACCACAAATGA
- a CDS encoding Glu/Leu/Phe/Val dehydrogenase — translation MATDLRLPTDRIVRPDKDRFLDEENPFEGMMSRFDRAAELLDLEPGLYKVLRHPEKQIIISIPVMMDNGEVEVYTGYRVLYNTSRGPAKGGIRFDMRVNLEEVKALAAWMTWKCAVVNLPFGGSKGGVICDPLSMSVGELERLTRRYTSGIMSTLGPDSDVPAPDVNTNERVMAWVMDTYSMHMRHTVTAVVTGKPVEMGGSLGRREATGRGCMIVTKEALKHLGMPIKGTTVAVQGFGNVGSVAAQLLVREGCKVQAISDRTGAYHNKGGIDIDAAIKHVRDHKSLEGFTGGDAITNDELLTLDVDVLVPAALENVITSKNAGQIRAKIICEGANGPTTANADTILDEKGVFVIPDILANAGGVTVSYFEWVQDRGGYFWTEDVVNERLTDIMRNSFADVLRLSLTHKVNMRTAAYMLSISRVATVHRLRGVYA, via the coding sequence ATGGCAACTGATCTCAGACTGCCTACCGATAGAATCGTTCGCCCCGACAAGGACCGCTTTCTCGACGAGGAGAATCCTTTTGAGGGGATGATGTCACGGTTCGATCGCGCGGCCGAATTGCTCGATCTCGAACCCGGGCTGTACAAGGTGCTGCGCCATCCCGAGAAGCAGATCATCATCTCGATTCCGGTGATGATGGACAACGGCGAGGTGGAGGTATACACCGGATACCGCGTGCTCTACAACACGTCGCGCGGGCCCGCGAAGGGCGGCATCCGGTTCGACATGCGCGTGAACCTCGAAGAGGTGAAGGCGCTCGCGGCCTGGATGACCTGGAAGTGTGCCGTCGTCAACCTGCCGTTCGGCGGGTCCAAGGGCGGCGTGATCTGCGACCCGTTGAGCATGAGCGTGGGCGAGCTGGAGCGCCTCACGCGCCGGTACACCTCGGGCATCATGAGCACGCTGGGGCCCGATTCCGATGTCCCGGCACCCGACGTCAACACCAATGAGCGCGTGATGGCGTGGGTGATGGACACGTACTCGATGCACATGCGCCACACGGTCACGGCAGTGGTCACCGGCAAGCCGGTGGAGATGGGCGGTTCGCTCGGCCGTCGCGAGGCGACCGGGCGCGGGTGCATGATCGTCACCAAGGAAGCGCTCAAGCATCTGGGCATGCCGATCAAGGGCACGACCGTGGCCGTGCAGGGCTTCGGCAACGTGGGTTCGGTGGCGGCGCAGCTCCTGGTGCGCGAGGGGTGCAAGGTCCAGGCGATCAGCGACCGCACCGGCGCCTACCACAACAAGGGCGGCATCGACATCGACGCCGCGATCAAGCACGTGCGGGACCACAAGTCGCTCGAGGGGTTCACGGGGGGCGACGCGATTACGAACGACGAGCTGCTGACGCTCGACGTGGACGTGCTGGTGCCGGCAGCGCTCGAGAACGTGATCACCAGCAAGAACGCCGGTCAGATCCGTGCCAAGATCATCTGCGAGGGCGCCAACGGTCCGACCACCGCCAACGCCGACACGATCCTCGACGAGAAGGGGGTGTTCGTGATCCCCGACATCCTGGCCAACGCCGGCGGCGTGACGGTATCGTACTTCGAATGGGTGCAGGACCGCGGCGGCTACTTCTGGACCGAGGACGTGGTGAACGAGCGCCTCACCGACATCATGCGAAACAGCTTCGCCGATGTGTTGCGCCTGTCCCTCACGCACAAGGTGAACATGCGCACGGCGGCGTACATGCTGTCGATCAGCCGCGTGGCCACCGTGCACCGGCTCCGCGGCGTGTACGCGTGA
- the lpxK gene encoding tetraacyldisaccharide 4'-kinase, whose amino-acid sequence MARVWFGRGPAARLARAALWPAELVYRAASAVRNGLYDCGMLAVIPAAIPAISVGNLTVGGTGKTPVTAWLVAELSRRGARPAVVLRGYGADEPLVHERLNPGVPVVCDADRAAGLRRARAEGATVAVLDDAFQHRRIGRVADLVLVAAERGLQARRLLPAGPYREPVGALGRASLVVVTRKTASLEQAAAVMAQAAKISDAPGAVVSLAPASLERVNGGASLPLDALRGRRVVLVTGVGEPGILADQLRALGAEVELHAFPDHHAFTDADLAGASAAAAEGDLALCTLKDAVKISSRWPGRVPLWYVSQRLSIELGMEHMEEVLEATLARLRSNPPTAG is encoded by the coding sequence GTGGCTCGGGTCTGGTTCGGGCGCGGTCCGGCGGCTCGGCTTGCGCGGGCCGCGCTCTGGCCGGCCGAGCTGGTCTATCGGGCGGCGTCGGCGGTCCGGAATGGGCTGTATGACTGCGGAATGCTGGCGGTGATTCCCGCTGCCATTCCCGCAATCAGCGTGGGCAACCTCACGGTGGGCGGGACAGGCAAGACCCCGGTGACGGCCTGGCTGGTGGCGGAACTGTCCCGCCGCGGCGCGCGGCCTGCGGTCGTCCTTCGCGGATACGGCGCGGACGAACCCCTGGTACACGAGCGGCTCAATCCTGGGGTGCCCGTGGTGTGCGATGCCGACCGCGCGGCGGGGCTTCGCCGGGCCAGGGCAGAGGGGGCCACGGTGGCCGTGCTCGACGACGCGTTCCAGCACCGGCGGATCGGCCGCGTGGCGGATCTGGTGTTGGTGGCGGCGGAACGCGGGCTGCAGGCCCGGCGACTCCTGCCGGCGGGCCCGTACCGGGAACCGGTCGGGGCACTCGGCCGGGCGTCACTGGTGGTCGTCACCCGCAAGACCGCCTCGCTGGAGCAGGCCGCGGCGGTGATGGCGCAGGCGGCCAAGATTTCGGACGCCCCCGGTGCGGTGGTGAGCCTGGCGCCGGCGTCGCTGGAGCGGGTGAACGGAGGTGCGTCCCTGCCGCTCGACGCGCTGCGGGGCCGGCGCGTGGTGCTGGTGACCGGAGTGGGCGAGCCGGGTATCCTGGCCGACCAGCTGCGCGCGCTCGGCGCCGAAGTGGAGCTTCACGCCTTCCCGGACCATCACGCGTTCACGGATGCCGATCTGGCCGGTGCTTCGGCCGCGGCTGCGGAAGGCGATCTGGCCCTGTGCACGCTCAAGGACGCGGTGAAGATTTCGTCGCGGTGGCCCGGCCGCGTGCCGCTATGGTATGTTTCACAACGGCTGAGCATTGAACTGGGGATGGAACACATGGAAGAGGTGCTCGAAGCAACCCTGGCGAGGCTCCGCTCCAACCCTCCAACCGCCGGATAA
- a CDS encoding lysophospholipid acyltransferase family protein, whose protein sequence is MSATHDDWRMRWIVRAGLVIVGLLGRTWRVRYVNDAALREARRTKQPVVIVIWHGQLLPHLWVHRRQNISVLISEHRDGEIIARVAEALGYRLVRGSSSRGASRALVAMVRELQAGYDVGITPDGPRGPNHSFAPGALLVAQRANCPVIPFGAHVSRAWHLGSWDRFAIPKPFARVTIAYGDPIPPPTGDPGSLAAQTPRFLAALEAAVAAAGGPAVSAAGAAGEPG, encoded by the coding sequence ATGAGCGCCACCCACGACGACTGGCGCATGCGGTGGATCGTGCGCGCCGGGCTGGTGATCGTGGGACTGCTCGGACGTACCTGGCGCGTGCGCTACGTGAACGATGCCGCGCTTCGTGAAGCGCGCCGCACCAAGCAGCCGGTGGTGATCGTCATCTGGCATGGCCAGCTGTTGCCGCATCTCTGGGTCCACCGGCGCCAGAACATCAGCGTGCTGATCAGCGAACACCGTGATGGCGAGATCATCGCGCGCGTTGCCGAGGCGCTCGGCTACCGGCTGGTCCGCGGCTCGTCGTCGCGCGGGGCCAGCCGGGCACTGGTGGCGATGGTTCGCGAGCTCCAAGCGGGGTACGACGTGGGGATCACCCCCGACGGTCCGCGCGGCCCCAACCACAGCTTTGCTCCCGGCGCCCTCCTCGTGGCTCAACGCGCGAACTGTCCGGTGATTCCGTTCGGCGCCCATGTGTCGCGGGCCTGGCACCTGGGAAGCTGGGATCGATTTGCAATTCCCAAGCCCTTCGCCCGCGTCACGATCGCGTACGGTGATCCCATACCGCCACCAACGGGCGATCCTGGCAGCCTGGCAGCCCAAACACCGCGGTTTCTGGCCGCCCTGGAGGCCGCGGTGGCGGCGGCGGGCGGCCCGGCTGTGAGCGCGGCGGGGGCAGCGGGGGAGCCAGGTTGA